Proteins encoded together in one Epinephelus lanceolatus isolate andai-2023 chromosome 4, ASM4190304v1, whole genome shotgun sequence window:
- the LOC117259240 gene encoding olfactory receptor 52E4-like produces MENVSLHTHFILDGFNELGVLRPVLFIPFFIMFVVALSANSMLLYVVISQRSLHSPMYILMASMACVDLSVPLFFVPNMLLSFLFDWRGISLIGCLVQMHFIHFVGTFHSTLLVWMALDRYFAICTPLYYHERMVLPRFLKFIIPLVVRNILLITPFVGLAGSLSFCASNVMNHCFCEHMALVELACGSTAMNSLVGLLGVFLIPVADFIFISSSYVVIFTSVLRSGRSGIKALHTCVTHIVVMTVSLIFALVALLSYRIRNGLPAAIRVFFSTMYLLFPSCFNPIIYGMRTTEIRQHIVKTLTCCHFVRTVPHS; encoded by the coding sequence atggAGAACGtctctttacacacacatttcatccTCGATGGCTTCAATGAACTCGGAGTTCTGAGGCCCGTCCTCTTCATCCCGTTCTtcatcatgtttgttgtggcgcTGTCAGCCAACTCCATGCTGCTGTACGTCGTCATTTCACAGAGAAGCCTCCACTCACCGATGTACATCCTCATGGCCAGCATGGCATGTGTGGACCTGAGCGTCCCGTTGTTCTTCGTCCCCAACATGCTGCTGAGCTTCCTGTTTGACTGGAGGGGaatctctctgattggctgcctggTTCAGATGCACTTCATTCACTTTGTTGGAACTTTTCACTCGACTCTATTGGTGTGGATGGCACTGGACCGCTACTTTGCCATCTGTACACCTCTCTACTATCATGAACGCATGGTGTTACCACGATTCCTCAAGTTTATCATCCCGCTTGTGGTCAGAAATATCCTCTTGATCACACCATTTGTGGGTCTGGCAGGATCATTATCATTCTGTGCATCAAATGTGATGAACCACTGTTTCTGTGAGCACATGGCCTTAGTGGAGCTGGCCTGTGGAAGCACTGCAATGAACAGCCTGGTGGGGCTCTTGGGTGTGTTTCTCATCCCTGTGGCAgacttcatctttatctcttctTCCTATGTGGTCATATTTACCTCCGTGCTGAGGTCAGGTAGGTCTGGGATCAAAGCACTCCACACCTGTGTCACACACATTGTGGTAATGACTGTCAGCCTGATCTTTGCACTTGTTGCTTTACTGTCTTATCGGATCCGAAACGGTCTTCCTGCCGCCATTCGGGTTTTTTTCAGCACCATGTACCTGTTGTTTCCAAGCTGTTTCAACCCGATCATCTACGGCATGAGAACCACTGAGATTCGACAGCACATTGTAAAGACCTTGACATGTTGCCACTTTGTCCGAACTGTTCCCCATTCTTAA
- the LOC117259242 gene encoding olfactory receptor 52K1-like produces MENVSSHKHFVLDGFNELGVLRPVLFIPFFIMFVVALSANSMLLYVVILQRSLHSPMYILIAGMACVDLSVPLVIVPNMLLSFLFDWRGISLIGCLVQMHFIHFVASFQSTLLVWMALDRYFAICTPLYYHERMALPQFLKFIIPLVVRNVFLVTLFVCLAGSLSFCASNVMNHCFCEHMALVELACGSTAINNLAGLLTIFLNPVADFVFIAASYVVIFSSVLKSNRSGVKALHTCITHIVVITVSLTIALVAFLSYRIRNGLPAAIRVFFSTMYVLFPSCFNPIIYGIRTAEIRQYILKTLTCCRFVQTVPHS; encoded by the coding sequence ATGGAGAACGTCTCTTCACACAAACATTTCGTCCTCGATGGCTTCAATGAACTCGGAGTTCTGAGGCCCGTCCTCTTCATCCCGTTCTtcatcatgtttgttgtggcgcTGTCGGCCAACTCCATGCTGCTGTACGTCGTCATTTTACAGAGAAGTCTCCACTCGCCGATGTACATCCTCATTGCCGGTATGGCATGTGTGGACCTAAGCGTCCCACTGGTCATTGTCCCCAACATGCTGCTGAGCTTCCTGTTTGACTGGAGGGGaatctctctgattggctgcctggTTCAGATGCACTTCATTCACTTTGTTGCATCTTTTCAGTCCACATTGCTGGTGTGGATGGCACTGGACCGCTACTTTGCCATCTGTACGCCTCTCTACTATCATGAACGCATGGCGCTACCACAATTCCTCAAGTTTATCATCCCGCTTGTGGTCAGAAATGTCTTTTTGGTcacactgtttgtgtgtctggcAGGATCGTTGTCATTCTGCGCTTCAAATGTAATGAACCACTGTTTCTGTGAGCACATGGCCTTAGTGGAGCTGGCCTGTGGAAGCACCGCCATCAACAACCTGGCTGGTTTACTGACCATATTTCTCAACCCTGTGGCCGACTTTGTCTTTATCGCAGCTTCCTATGTGGTCATATTCAGCTCTGTGCTCAAGTCCAACAGGTCTGGGGTCAAAGCACTTCACACCTGCATCACCCACATCGTGGTCATCACCGTCAGCCTTACCATCGCACTTGTTGCTTTCCTGTCTTATCGTATCAGAAATGGACTTCCTGCCGCCATTCGGGTTTTCTTTAGTACCATGTACGTGTTGTTCCCGAGTTGTTTCAACCCGATCATCTATGGCATCAGAACTGCAGAGATCCGACAGTACATCCTGAAGACCCTGACGTGCTGTCGCTTTGTCCAAACTGTTCCCCATTCCTAA